In Silene latifolia isolate original U9 population chromosome 6, ASM4854445v1, whole genome shotgun sequence, the genomic window CGCGACCTCCGCGTATCATTATAACACGCTGTCactagaccactcgatcgagtgatacagacactcggccgagtactcagtCTCAAAAGCCATATAACTCCCCTTTCTTCACCCACTAAGGATCCCTCAAGGTTaatgataagtccattttatgtacATTTTGACCCCCTACTTTAGCTCTAATAtatatgtcatttgcactaatctagtagttttatgagctaatattgtgttttagttgtctttgcatgatttgtcacattttgtaggaacttgagcttttaggagcttatTTTTAACAAATTTGTAAGAGCTACTATACAAGGCTAAGTGTGGAGCATGAGTTGGACCAACATTGAAGAGTTAcatggatttgcatgcataaagatatggaataaaatgaaaatgcaaaataaagtcttttgaaccaagtggtgttagtctaaTGGTAGCCGGATTAAATCTTGAAGCTtacaggagttgagaggtccctgGTTCGACTACCATCTGGGGCGATGATCaattggccactgcagcccccgaagggggtgtcttacatggtccatgtggtggtgcgggaatgcatggaccGGGGGGGGGTCAACCTCCTcgttataaaaaaataaataaaaaaaataaagtcttatgcaaagtcaagcccaagaaATCAAGTCTAACTAGGTGGAAGCTTAGGATGCTAAGATACATTGGATGCCATACAAAATGATCATTATCGGATGATTAAATAAGGCATTAAACATCAACATTGGATTCCATGAgcattaactagaagaattaagAGGACGGAGTCAAatcaccacgaccccgatcggggttaccccTCTCTTAATTACTCACGTTTCTCCCTTCACCCCTATATAAAGGGCGTTGATCCGGGACTTCTTACACACCTTTTACACACCATTTTTTCTTTGTATTTTCTACACCACTTTTAGACTCTCAAtttagttcttagtttagtttagattaggtttccctttatcatttcctttatgtttattttaagcatttcaatttatattacaagttcatTTACAATTTCCATCTCAAGCATTTGTTCTTTTATATTCAAGTTCTATTGTCAAGGTAATTTCATTTCTAGTATTATTTTGTTATTCCCTTAGTCATTTACATCGCTAGTTAGTATGTTTATCTTTATCATTTCATAtgtgattagattaattttcattatgcataagtaattcaattgtctagggaataagggaaaccatgcataagtagttcttgcaatgttgaactaggatgttatagtatcgtttcattgtttctatcacatgtttgtatcgtcacgtttaatctttgtgtaaaggccttattcattgattaagtttgttaattcgttctataagtcgagaggcacagaatcggattagactaagcatgtgtagtaggacgacttagtcataaacgagagtttatCTAGGactcggtctatggttgacactaatatcgagaggtgggtgtctctaagcctaaacaattaacgattcatcaacttctatgtttaatttgagcatttacgtaatttgcatgtgtgacccgatctctctagactatttctttatcattattgttttcttccattatccaaccaaccaatcatacgataaccgatctcaagataaaattcactccataacaactaattaacaactaccgtctctctgtggattcgacccctacgtactacattcatttgtgtctagggtatttatttttacaTAGGTGTGCGACAGCCTATCAGTTAAGGGCCACTCAACGGATCCCTAAAAGGCGGGTATTACATCAAATACCAATTATGCGTGCTTTGGGTCTTTTTTTCTGGAGGCACTAGTCTATGGGCAAAATGGATCACTGCTTATATTTGTAAAGATCAAGACATCTGATTTTTGTCAGTTAAGAAACATTATGCATCTAACATAAAATGGATCCTCACTGTCAGGGACATTCTTATTGCTAAAACTGGAAATGTTCAACATGCCTCCTCCATGGTGTCTAACTGGGTTACTGGTAACAAGTTGTTACTGGTAAAGTGGTAACAAGCTTAATCTCAGAAACATCTACTGTTTTCTCAGAGGTGCTTCTAGTACAAGTCCTTGGGTTGTAAGATTGACACATTCAAAAGTCATCCCAAGCCACAAGATTGTAGCTTAAGGGCAGTTCAAAATCAGCTTGCCACTGGATAATCTTCAAGCTAGAGAGGATGAACATTTAGAGAGCATCATTAAACTTGGAAGAGGAACTGATTAGTAGGAATGCAACATGAGGTAAGGCAAATTGGCGAGTAGCTTGGTTCCAATGTTCACTTGCAGCAACAGGTCACCAAGTTTGGATGGAGAGGAACAACAGGCTTTTCAATCAAAAGGCTACTGATATTGATGTCATTATTAGGAAACTTAAGTTTCTTGTTTCTGTTAGAATCTTAATGTTTTCTAAACATTCAAATCAAATAGTTGGTTGCCTTTGTAAGTGGGGGAAGTGTTCTTAGGATCATGAAGTTTCCTAATAGTTAGTTCTTCGCAAACTGTAATTTATTTTCAAAattgaaatgaaatgataatcttttgcaaaaaaaagaaaaaaaaaaatttagaaaggaaagaaaatcgtGAAACGCCATAACACTCGGACATTTACAAACAAGACTTTCTTGTTCTCATTCGGTATCTTAACTTATCTAGTTATCTGAAGAGGATCTATATTTTGAGTGATTGCAAGCTTGCATAATAGTCATGTGAATTGATCTTGTGGCggttttatttaacaatgaccacTAAAAAATGATTTTATTTGTGACCATCTTAACAATGAATCAATATACTTCTTCACTAAAACTTTGAAGGAACGATCTGTCACTAACTTATTGAGATTTGAGAGACCAATTTTATCGTACgcttttatgtatttttttgtaCCCCTTTATTATTGATTGTGAGTTTGTaactcattttattaatttttataccTTTTTTCCATCAATTTATAATTAGTCTCTTAATGGACCTACCCTTAACAACAAATTTGAAAGTACTAAGCAACAATTTTCTTTTTCAAatgatatactccctcccatccagaccaaaggttacagttgctttttggcactatttatggtcgtaggaaatctttgatattattcttaatctataagataacaaaatatagtcatgtgagattttgtttgattttatcgTCATGAATctttataagaatatcaaatttttataatttttaataatgccAGAATTAAAGATACGACGttcaaaacgtgtctcgacaagtatGATAAAACAACTGTAAtctttggtctggatgggagggagtatttagtAAACCTAGCCAACCCCAAACAATTTCTATCTCAACCCATAGCACCACACTCCCAAAGCCCACCAGTCACCACTACCTTAGTTTCGTCAGTCTCAAGTAGAGAACAACAGTCCCAAACCAGAGTAGCTAAAACGCCACCGTCTCTGTTCCAATCGGAAATCGGAAATCGGAAATCGGAAATCGGAAATCGGCAACCGGCAACCGGCAACATCACCACTCCTCCTCCATACATGAGGTCATTTTTTTGTCAATCTTTTTCCTTCATATTTTTACAAGGAGAAATTGATTTGCCCTAATATGTAGCTGAAACTTTTAGAGTTGATTATTGTTGAATGACTTAAATTTGGAATGCCGTGTCATGTGTCTGTATCAATGCTACCCTAGGCTGGATTGAGAATCAGTGGATGTATACTACTGATGTGCCTATTCTGAATTACTCTTGTATAGCTGTATCCTATATACATTGTTCCGGCAATAGAAATGCTAAGAAATAAGAAGCTTCAGGGCCTTGTTTTATCTTCATGGCACCTTAGTGGTTTCGGGTTTTGTGAAAAAGCAATCTCTGTCGCGCCAGCCATTTTATCTTTAGTTAATGAAAGTGGGTACCATCAAAGGTGGAGATATCGTAACTATGTAGTTAATCATCGTCGTTCTTTCACAACAAGCGGGACAATTTTGGTGCAGGCTCGTGACCCTGCTAAACTGTGTTTGGATATACAAAATGCAGTTAATGAACGTAGATATGATGATGCTTGGAGATTTTTAGAACAGCATATGCATATGGAAGGGTTTCCTAGAAAATCGGTTGTCAATATGTTGCTTGCTGGTTATGCTGAGACTTTGGACCCGCGGTTGCTAAATCTGGCTTTTGGGTTAGTTGAACGGATATTTGAGGAGGGTAAGCACGCGTTACTTGAGAAAGAGACTCTTTTATACTTTGCTCTTGCGCTATCAAAGTGTGGCATGCCAGTGCCTGCATCTGTTTTATTGAGAAAGTTGGTACAGATTGAAGAATATCCACCGGTGACAGCTTGGTCTGCCGTCTTGGCCTACATGTCAATGTCATCGTCTGGAGCTTATCTTGCTGCTGAGCTAATTCTTGAGATAGGCCATCTGTTTAAGGATAACAGGATAGACCCCCGTAAAAAAAGTAACGCACCTTTGATTGCGATGAAGCCTAACACCCTCGCCTTAAGTGTTGCAGTAGGAGGGTGTCTTGTGTCCGGAACAACTAGGATAGCTGAGGAGCTACTGGACATGATGCCTAGAATTGGTGTTAAGGCTGATACTACGTTGTTAATCTTGATGGCACATATTTATGAAAGGAATGGGAGAAGAGAAGAACTAAAAAAGTTGAAGAGACACATAGACGAAGCACACGACCTTAATGAGATTCAGTTGCTGCAGTATTATAATTGCTTGCTTAACTGTCATCTGAAATTTGGGGACTTGGATTTGGCATCTCTTATGGTTTTAGACATGCTTCATAAGGGAAAAGAAGCTCAGAATTCTCTTGCTGCCGCCACCCTCATGTTTGAACCCGCCAAAAAAGAAATCTTATCCTCTTCTATCCAAACTCTTGCCAATATGGACTCTAGTGATTTAGATAAGCCTGTAAAACTGGCATGCCAGTTTATATCTTTTGAGGATTTTTGCAGAGATCGGAACTTCACTTCTTTGCAAAGGAAAACAAAAGAAATACTCGTATATTTGTCATCAGAGTTGCAGAAAACGGTTGAACTGGTCATCACTAAGCGAGGTATTATCCAACCAACAGATACTGCATACGTGAAAATAGCGAAGTCATTTCTGGAATCTGGTAAGACTAAGGACTTAGCCGAGTTTCTTATCAAGGTTGAAAGGAAAGAGGCCCCATCTTCTGCTGACGATTCTGCCTTGGTCCATGTCATCAATACTTGCATTTCACTTGATTGGCTTGATCAAGCACATGATATTCTTGATGAAATGCGTTTTGCTGGAATTAGGACCAGTTCTTCTGTGAACTCCTCTCTTTTGAAAGCATATTGTAAGGCGAATAGAACAAAAGAGGTTATGTCACTTTTACAGGAAGTCCGTAGGTCTGGAATTCAACTAGATGCAAGTTGTTATGAGAGTTTGATAGAGTTGAGGGTTCAACACAAGGATTCTCTCGGGGCTCTCaatcttttcaaagagatgaAAGAAGCGAAAATCCCAAGAGCTGGGCATCAAGAATTTGAGGTCCTTGTCGAAGGATGTGCACAAAGTGGCGAAGCAGGATTAATGGCCAAACTCTTGCAGGAAATTAAGGAGGGAGAGCGAGTGGATTGCGGAGTTCACGATTGGAATAATGTGATCCATTTTTTTTGTAAGAAGAGATTGATACAAGATGCAGAGAAGGCGCTGAAAAAGATGCGAAGCTTGGGACATACTCCGAATGCACAAACTTTTCACTCTCTGGTTACTGGATATGCAGCCATTGGTGGAAAATATACTGAGGTGGCAGAACTATGGGGGGAGATGAAAAGCCTTGCATCTTCCACCCAAATGAAATTTGATCAAGAACTCTTAGACTCCGTCCTTTACACTTTTGTAAGGGGTGGTTTTTTCTTCCGAGCTAATGAAGTTGTGGCGATGATGGAGAAAAAGAACATGTTCATTGATAAATACCGGTACCGTACCCTATTTTTGAAGTACCACAGGACATTATACAAGGGCAAGTCTCCAAAATCCGAGTCCGAAACTCAATTTAAGAGACGAGAGGCGGCTTTGTCTTTCAAAAAATGGGTTGGCTTATTCTAGAGTGGTTTAAGCAATTGTATCAAATCTCTGTATTCAGTTCAGACATTAAAAGTTAAAATCttcaacttttatttatttatttatgagCCTCATCTGAGGAGCATATGCAAAACTTATTGATGTGGATAAGGAAGCATAGTGGTTTGCACTGATAGCAAAACTATGATTACAACTTAACTTGGGATTGTGTCCAAGGTTTGCTCCATCGTGTTTGTCAGTATCGTTTATATCTCACGAGTAATAATGCCCTTGTTGCCGGAACCTGCTTTGGGAAATGGTCACATGTCATAGAAGCCCTGATTTGGTATAAGATTCTTTCATTTGCGAATATTTATATGATCGAGCAATTATTTTATTGAATTGTGGGAGAATTGACGGAAGTTACTACAAGCATTTCGCTCAGCAGATTTTGtgctttggttttttttttttttttttttttttttaaggacaGATATCGGCAATTCCACAAGTGTACAAGAGTTGGTCATGCAACAACGGAGCCTTACATCCCTTGCATCCTTGAAGGTAAAATTTACGCTTTCTATCTCAGTCTTTTAAACCTATCATAAAAAAGCTAATGACGAGGATAGTGCGTTTGAGAGATCTAGTTACCGAGGCTTTTGTGGTTATTTAATTTGTTATTTCTAGAGTTCACTTGAACCTTATGACATCTTGCTGAAAAACATTTGCTTATAAATCTGATTTTACTGATGTTGCTCAAAAGTATGTTGACAGAATTGTATACATGTGCTTATAGTTTCGTGTGATGGCTGTTTTTCTCACGTTGTGATCAAGTGTAATACTTCCAACTTAGATATTATTCTCTACTACAATAATATATTTATTTCTAATCTGAAATCATTTGTTACTTTTCCTTTCAAAGTAGAATTACATTCACCATAATAAAAAGCTTAGAAACTCCAACTTCAAAATCTTATGTTTTTGTTGTAAGTCCTCTTGTCAAATCGTTTTTTCTTTGCCTGCTTCGGTTTTTTTACTTTCTGATTTGATTTCTTACAAATTATTCTCTAGAACCCTAACCAAATTATCAAAATATGACCTTGTCAAAATGGTTAGAACAGTATGCTTGAGTCGTAATGCTCTAAACTCTGTTTATAGCTTCTCTTGTTTCTTTGCCAACTCTCTTCCCTTCAATCTCCCTTATCCAATGTTATGGAATCTCCTTCTTTCTGGTTTTGTACTTCCATTTCTTCTTTAAGAAAAACTGAGAGCTCCTGTTCTACACCTGCAAATAGAGTGAAGTGGTAAAGAATAGACCCGAAGTTTGGGACATACTCCAATTGCTGATTTAGTTGACTAGTACGGGTAGTTGTTTTTAAACTACACCTGCAAATATAGTGTAGTGGGTTTGAGCTTCTTCGGAGTGTGGTTGTGTCACAAGTATAGTTTGGTGATCTTGAGCTCTTCAGAGTGTAATTGTGCCACAAGTTTAGGAGTTGTTCTAACTTTTAACTTTTAACTTTTAGCTAAATGTACTTTAGGGTTTGTttgaatactccctccataccaatcatttgtttaccttttttattttttgggggagttattttaatcaaaggtagacAAATGACTACAATGGATGGAGGGAGTACAATAGTAGGATTGAGAGAAGGGAAGGGATGGGAAGGGAAAATGGAGGGATGGTGTCTTCCACTCTTCCTTTCAAAGTGTACCTATTTAGGAAGGATTTTGATTTGGCATGTAGCCTTCAATCTAGTTTACATAGCAAACTAGGGAAATTGTCACCTTCCCTTTCCCTCTAATTCCCCTCATCCAAACAAGGGGTGAACGAACAGCTGAGTTGCATCACTGGCAATTTGGATATTTTGTAATCAGATACTATAGTTTTATTGGTTAAATGGTTTTGCTTTGTGAATTCAGTTCAGCAAAGAGGCAGAGCATGTTGTTGAGGAGTGGAAATTGAAAATTATTTATGTTTCTCTGCCTCAACTACCCTCGTCAGTTCCAGAAGGCGAGGAAGAAGGAGATTCTCCGAGGGGATATGTTTCAGACAATGGACATTTGAGCGGTTCCGAGTCTGCTGCTGTGAGTGTCTTCATCATTCAGTTACAttgttttttttgctttttcaATTGTCAATTCTGATCTTAAAAATGGAGCTCTTAATTGAAATGGCAGGGACCTAGAGCACTTAGCTGTGGACTTTGTAGTCAGAGACCACCTATGTTTTTTTTCTTGGGAAAATGGTTATTTCCTGAAGTAACGAATTCGTATTGCAATTTAGCAATTGTCTCCAATCACAACTTTGGCAATACTGGCATTCTATTATGAATAGAAGAGCCCCCTTGTAGATGATATTCTGCAGTCAGTTATCATCTTCTCAGTTTTCTTGCTTTCAAGCGTGAGATCTGACTAGCTCTTGTTGTTACTCGGCAGTAGCATGACACAAGGTTAGGAAAGTGAGGTCTATCAGGAACGCTTTCAGGGATTTGGAAATTTCAAACTCCGTTTCAATACTGCTGAAAGAGGGATGTTAGTAAGTAGTATACTTGTGATCATCGTGTCTGTGTTCGTAGCAGTATCCGTTTCAGTGCTACCTAGAGCCACGCGTACTTATATCATGGGTGTGAAGAATGATGTTTTCTTGGAACATTGGAAAAGCGTTTTCACTAGAACATTAGATGAGCGTTTTTCGTGAAACTTTACCGTTATGAGACAATGAAGAGGCGGCCTCAATGGTTGATTTCTTTTAGAATCAATTAGAAGATGACTTAAATAAAGAATACAATACACCCGATGCTAAATTGATATCCGATACAACCCGGGTTTCTCCCAAGTCACACAAACTAAACCTGAACGACTCATGACTTGACAATGAATCGACTTTAAATTTATCAAATAACTACGGAGTAATATTTACGACTATTTACCTCTTTATAGGTCCAGTTCAATGTATTTTTCTAATTTCCCGTCACATATTTGATCAAATGTCGTGAATTGGACCGAATGACGAAATACTTTCCTAAAACGGTCTTCTCCCGCCATGGCCGCCAATACGTACCAAAACCTAACTTTGGATAAAATGACATCACTAATTCCCTCCAAAACCCTAACAATAACATCAACACACCATTTCTCGCACTCTCACCACCTgcttccaccaccaccactcgTCAATCTTACACCAGCTCGTTCCATGGCTTCCGAGTCAACTCAGCACCGAATGTTCCAACTCAGTTTCAACTCGCTCACAGGTAACTCGGAGTGGATCGTCGTTGACGAATACGACGACGTTTCGAACCTTCCTTCCGCTGTCGACCTTGCAACGACGTCGTATCTTGATATGCTCAATGATAGTGAGAGAAATAAAGCTTATCGTTTGGCTATTGAGAAGACTGTTACTCGTCCTTGTCACGTGCTCGACATTGGGTAATGACGATTTCTACTTCATTTTTGTATGATTATTAGTTGCGGAACCAGGATTTGTCGTTAGGGAACTGAAATTGTCAGGCGGTGAACTATTATTGAATTGAGATAAGCTAATGTTAAATAGGAGTAACTTGAACATTTTCATTGGTCGAGAGCGATCGTGCCTGCTAGCCCCCTTGCCTTGTACTGCCACTAGCTTGGAATGCTATTTAAGCCTGCTGCATTCGGAAATTGATGTCCGTGTTTAGGAATTGCAATGTTGATGAAATATGCAGTTTTGTTGATTTGCTGTAGTTCttgtttgattgatttttttaTCAGTCAAtggttttttttaaagaaaatgaAATGGTAGCTGATTATTAGATTGTGTTCAATGAATGGCTTGATTAAATTTCATATATTCGTTTGTGGAAGGGCGGGAAGGCGCAATTGGTATTTCGTCTCTGTATTGGGGGATTACAAATTTGCTGGGTTAATGTAGTTGTTGTTCTGATGATAAATTATATACGGTGAAATTCACTAGGAAAGTGGATAGATAACAAAAATAGCGGCCCTTACAATTGTTGTTGGTGTGAATTATATCTATGTTACTCTGACTTAGCTGCACGACACTGTCTTAGTGTCAGATATGGTAATTTTGCgcaaaattttcatttttttggactaaaatgaAGTGTCAAATTGTTATGTCCCAGGCGACCAAAGTGAAGTGACGGAGTAACATAGAATTATCTATGACATTATGTGATGACATTCCTTTGCTTCAAGATTAAAAATGTGGGTACTTATAACTCAAAAAACTCGGTTAGATAGTCTTTGCATGTCTAGGGCGGTTTACCAATACTTGTAGGTGTGGTATCCGGGTATATAAATTGGAGAAAAATATGGAATTTTTGTGACAACCGTAAAGGAGTTGTGCTTTCGATGAGATTTGCCATAATATTATCTGACAATCTTAAATTGCTAGGATATTGAATCCATTATTGTGTTCCTTCTAAACGCAGATCACTTGTCTCATGTTTGATAGGAAGATGTAATAATTCTTATGAATAGGATCATTAATATCTTCTTTTTTGGTGTAATGGGGTGATATGTCTAGTGCTGGTACTGGTTTGCTGTCAATGATGGCTGCACGTGCAATGGGTGTAAGTGACAAAGCTGAGGCAAGTGGTGACAGAGGCAGCGTGACGGCATGTGAGTCATACCTTCCAATGGTGAAATTAATGAGAAAAGTACTACGTCAGAATGGCATGGAGAGGAAGATTAAAGTCATCAACAAGCGATCCGATGAACTGAATGTTGGCATTGACATCAATACTCGAGCAGATATTCTTGTGGGTAAATTAAACTGCCACTTCATTTTAACATATTCTTGTTTTGTTCATCGATCTTTGGAATTAGTCTCTTTATAAGTTCATACTGGCGAAAAATGTCACTTGATGTGAAGGTGTGAAGCTGAATAGTGAAATATAGGTGATATGTGCTCAAAATTAGTGATTTATATCTTTTAAACAATTGTCGTGCTTATAAAGGGAGGATTCATTTGTCCGGAACTGCTTTTGTTCTTAGTTGGGGATCCATACCTTTGGTGTAAGATATTCCAGGGATTCATGATATGCCACAAATTGTAAATGTAATTCGTAGTACTCATACTACCTCCATTCAGTAGGTTTACCTTTTTTTCAAAATCTTCCGCATATTTTGAAATGTGTAAACCTATTGAAacggacggagggagtattagataaaaaaaaaaaaaaaaaaaaaaaaaacagttcttGTTTTGATGAGTTGTAACTAGTCTATTGTCAGTGTGAATGTTTACAATTAGTTATGCACCAAGAATCAGTTTGAACAATAGAAACAAGAATAGTAGAATAGTAGACAAGAAAAGCACATAATTGCAGCCCTATACAAGCTCTGACTAACCACATTACATTTGTTTTTTGTTTCTCTTTATCTTGTTTATGCTGTGTTAATAGCTGTTTTTTTGGGGGATTATCTATGCACGAAGCTCAGCAGAAAAGTTTGCTAGATGCAGATATTTAGGTTGGCACATTGGGCTCTGGTTATTGTGTGGGCACTGTTCCGCATATTTGATTTTGCTGCAATCGTTTCTCTTTGAATTGGTATTAGGAATTTAGGATGAAAATCTTGTGCAGCACTTGAACAGCCCTGAAAGATCTAGCTTCAGCAACACTTTGCACTGTGGTAGAAGGGGAAACTTTGAGAAATTAACAATCTGCGAAACTTTGAGAAATTAACAATATGAAAACTCAATCTCCGGAGCTTCCTTTGCTGAACCTACAAGAGGTTATTTTACTAGAACTCTACAAGCGTCAGAGCTTACTATCTGCCAATCTCTTGACCCTTAGGCTAATTTGGGCTTTGCTACTTGAAGATTGCTAGGCAAGCATACAGAAACTGGGATCCTTTAATAATAGTGGTAGAGTTGGactttgagaaaaagaatgacTGCTTTAATATATATTCATATACAAGGGATTGCATAAATTAAAGACTGTTACGTGACTTGTGATTTTGCTTGGTTCATATATGCATATTCTTTTCATTTGCTTTCtagtaaataaatcataaaacCATTATTGATAAACTAAATTGCAGGTTAGCGAGATTCTAGACTCTGAGTTACTGGGAGAAGGACTAATACCTACATTACAGCATGCACATGATGAACTGCTGGTGAAGAGTCCTCAAACTGTACCATACCGTGCAACAATATATGGACAGGTAAATCTTTCAGAAGTTATCAAACAGGCTATCTATGAGTGCAAGTAACTTCATGGAATATTAATTCAGTTTTGTATAGTGTTGTTCTGTTTACCGTTTCCTGTATACATCCATCTTAAACTACTTTAATTCCTCCTTTGGGTCTACCTCTAAAAATAATGTCCATAAGCTAAACATTATCTAGGGTAATATGCTAACTGTGTAACGACTCAAGCCACTGTTTAACACTATGCAATATTTCTTGTTAAAGCAACATACAAATATGTGAGATGATTGAAGTCTCTGTTAACATGAAGTAGTGTTCTGTAGCTCCCACCTAGTCTTCCTGTGTACCTCACTACCTTGAGTATCTTTACAACTGATAATGTTAATTTCAAAGTTGGAAACCATGTTTGTTTGCAGTTTGTTGAAAGCGATTATTTATGGAAGCTACATGATCTGTATAACAATGAGGTCTGCTCATCAGATGGCATTCGTCTTGTACCCACTGAACTGAAAGGCAATTTGCAAGTCAAGTCCCAACAGTACTCTATGCATTGTGACTCCTTGCGGGAAGAAATAAAGCTGGTAACACTGCTTTAATAAATTCTGATCAAGGCAGACTCACATTTTGAAACCTTGCTTAATTTTGCATCCATCCAGCTTTCAGAACCCTTCAAAATATTTGAAATTGACTTTTGGAAACGACCAGAGAGTCATGAAGAGGCTGCACTACATATAAAAGCTACTGGTGGCGGAAGAGTAAATGCTATTGTCTCCTGGTACTTCAATATGCCATCACAAAAATTAGATAGATGATTGTTATATCTTCGCTTACACTTGACAATAGCTTTGTTTACTGTTTAGGTGGGTTTTACAGCTTGATGAAGAAGGAACAATATTTTACTCTACTGCACCAAGATGGATAAAAGAATTATCAACAGATCTTTCGGGTACTTCACCAATACTACTACTAATACATGATGTTGGTTGATAGTGTGCTTATGTATTTGTGAGCAGAAGAGTCTCGGTCACTTACTAGATTGAATTAAAAATCACCTTAGTGTTTCTGGAGCCATATTTAAGATTAATACTCTTCTTATACTAACTAAATTTCCAACTTTGTGATTTACAAGGTGGTGGCCATTGGTGTGACCACTGGAAACAGTGTGTGTGGTTTGTCCCCGGACAGGGCTTGTCAGTATCAAAGGATGAAAATGTTCGATTACACGCTGCTCATTCAGATACTAGTGTTTCTTATCATCTTGAGGCTCTAAGGCAAACAAATGAGGGTGAGCGTAAATCACACAGAAAAGATATTGAGCTCACTTTGTCACCAGAAAAAATTGCAACCTATTCTGATTGTAATTGGAGACGTTCTATGTTAACGACACTGGAAAATGCGGTAAGTGTGCTAAACCTGTTTCCTCTCTTGTTTTTATGATTTATCCAACCCATGGTGTAAAGTATGAAAAATTAAATATTG contains:
- the LOC141587367 gene encoding pentatricopeptide repeat-containing protein At1g03100, mitochondrial, which encodes MLRNKKLQGLVLSSWHLSGFGFCEKAISVAPAILSLVNESGYHQRWRYRNYVVNHRRSFTTSGTILVQARDPAKLCLDIQNAVNERRYDDAWRFLEQHMHMEGFPRKSVVNMLLAGYAETLDPRLLNLAFGLVERIFEEGKHALLEKETLLYFALALSKCGMPVPASVLLRKLVQIEEYPPVTAWSAVLAYMSMSSSGAYLAAELILEIGHLFKDNRIDPRKKSNAPLIAMKPNTLALSVAVGGCLVSGTTRIAEELLDMMPRIGVKADTTLLILMAHIYERNGRREELKKLKRHIDEAHDLNEIQLLQYYNCLLNCHLKFGDLDLASLMVLDMLHKGKEAQNSLAAATLMFEPAKKEILSSSIQTLANMDSSDLDKPVKLACQFISFEDFCRDRNFTSLQRKTKEILVYLSSELQKTVELVITKRGIIQPTDTAYVKIAKSFLESGKTKDLAEFLIKVERKEAPSSADDSALVHVINTCISLDWLDQAHDILDEMRFAGIRTSSSVNSSLLKAYCKANRTKEVMSLLQEVRRSGIQLDASCYESLIELRVQHKDSLGALNLFKEMKEAKIPRAGHQEFEVLVEGCAQSGEAGLMAKLLQEIKEGERVDCGVHDWNNVIHFFCKKRLIQDAEKALKKMRSLGHTPNAQTFHSLVTGYAAIGGKYTEVAELWGEMKSLASSTQMKFDQELLDSVLYTFVRGGFFFRANEVVAMMEKKNMFIDKYRYRTLFLKYHRTLYKGKSPKSESETQFKRREAALSFKKWVGLF
- the LOC141587368 gene encoding uncharacterized protein LOC141587368, with product MQQRSLTSLASLKFSKEAEHVVEEWKLKIIYVSLPQLPSSVPEGEEEGDSPRGYVSDNGHLSGSESAAGPRALSCGLCSQRPPMFFFLGKWLFPEVTNSYCNLAIVSNHNFGNTGILL
- the LOC141587369 gene encoding protein arginine N-methyltransferase 7, with the protein product MAANTYQNLTLDKMTSLIPSKTLTITSTHHFSHSHHLLPPPPLVNLTPARSMASESTQHRMFQLSFNSLTGNSEWIVVDEYDDVSNLPSAVDLATTSYLDMLNDSERNKAYRLAIEKTVTRPCHVLDIGAGTGLLSMMAARAMGVSDKAEASGDRGSVTACESYLPMVKLMRKVLRQNGMERKIKVINKRSDELNVGIDINTRADILVSEILDSELLGEGLIPTLQHAHDELLVKSPQTVPYRATIYGQFVESDYLWKLHDLYNNEVCSSDGIRLVPTELKGNLQVKSQQYSMHCDSLREEIKLLSEPFKIFEIDFWKRPESHEEAALHIKATGGGRVNAIVSWWVLQLDEEGTIFYSTAPRWIKELSTDLSGGGHWCDHWKQCVWFVPGQGLSVSKDENVRLHAAHSDTSVSYHLEALRQTNEGERKSHRKDIELTLSPEKIATYSDCNWRRSMLTTLENALCKRDFQYCFVADDSVFLAIALTHLCKTSHAMLLFPGLRQKGFQYLQALAKINQFSLHDFKLLDHRQDCTLMEDTAEKKVDLFVGEPFYYGCETQLPWTNLRFWKERTRIERMLSSDAQVVPCKGILRVCVMSLPDLWRSRCSLADIEGFDHSVVNVVLGACGNLPSPQEGPMLPCSIWQCGEMMELSEHVTLMEFDFSKPMSSCSGETKVEFIKSGICHGFVLWIDWMLDAQNDIIVSTGPDHRLWRQGVKLLTEPVSVGNHDIKHSVESTLVDIKAVFDSSTGNLSIQHAFG